The Arachis ipaensis cultivar K30076 chromosome B05, Araip1.1, whole genome shotgun sequence nucleotide sequence gggacaaaattcaaaaaaaaaaaaataataataaaaataataagtttgatacatgagtatgtaatacaaaagtgggaaaatttgggtagctaagtATAATTTtaatagagtatgtatatgttaggtgagatcttagactactcAAGGATTCACTTcactagctcacttagccttatatatataccctcacccttaccttgtccccattacaaccttgaaaagacctcatgatgtttgcattggtacattaaatatttgttgattggttaaatgaagaacaaagtttagaaagcatgactagagaagagtagagtgattaaccctataccaaggttgcgagaaccggaccggtcatcgaaccggtcaagtgactggtttaatggttcaatggttcaaccgTGGTTGAACCGTGgttgaaccggtttaattaaatatagagcgaaattataaaaaattaaatacataattttaaaaagttaaattcaataattttaaactaataagattcaaaatttaacaatttcacaaaatgaacaatacataatttatcattaaaaggCCATAAACAACTTCAAATGACAATATTCAAAACGCACATAAATGACAAATGACAAAGTAACAAACACAATGTTTTGCAACCAAAAGAAACAATGTTCAACAAACAATACTTCAACTAAACAAAGACACTACTCATCAAAAGTCATAATCATCATTAAGTGTTCCGATGTCTCCATCATAAACAGGTAAGCCAAAGCCAGCATCTTCAGAAATATCACCAAAAGAAGTATTTGAGGATTCAATTATAACATCAGGCATATCCACTTCAACTTCCATGTCTCCACCATctaataaaatagaaagaaaactcAATAAGAAATCAATGTTAATGACATGTATCTTTATGGAAGGAAACAAAGTTTGCTATGTCACTCACCATTAGGATACGAAGGCATAGCATTATCAGTGTATATTAAACTTTCAATGCCTTCAACATCTCCATTAGTAAATTCAGGATCATCCTCATCTGCCATTACCCAAAAATCTACTGTGTCAATGCTTTGAATGTCAATTGGGTCATAATTCCTCTTCTTTCGATGCAACCTAGATTGAAGGCGTAGGTTATAGGTGACATAAACAATGTCACTTAACCTTTGATGCTCTAATCGGTTCCTCCTCTTTGAATGGATTTGTTCAAAAAGGCTCCAGTTCCTCTCACATCCAGATGAAGAAGAGGTTTGATGAAGAAGACGAACTGTCATTTTTTGCAAATTAGGAGCACTCCCACCATGTAGCCTCCACCATTCACCTATATAGATATAAAAATCAAATACTTTTTAATGTTTACCAATTATCACCCAACATAATAAACTTTGAAACTAAACTGAACTTGGATACGAAATAACAAATAAGTCAAATAACTTACCAAGTTTGAGTCTTGATGCCGCTCTCTtagcactttccctcccaaaactTTCTTTACAATCTCGATACAGCTGTATCTCTTGCATTGCAGCAACTGAGTCATCACAAAGTGTTTCAacatcaagcaaatcaagtaaaGATCTCAAAACATTTGCCTTCTCAACAAAACCCTCACTGTAGAAAATGCCCGGATTTAAAAAGTACGCTGCCGCATGGAGATCACGCTTCAAATGCTTATCCCACCTCATTTTCAAGATACTCGTGTATGGCGTATAAGCAGCTTTCCGATTTCTGAACATGGTCTTGAATGCCTTTTTTGCTCTTTGCATGCCTTCAGAacataattttcaatttcaacATGCATCAATTTTATTCCCAAATCCAACATACAAGTATACAACAAATTCATGTGGAATAAACAGAGCAGACTTgacaagattaaaaaaaaataaaaattaaagaacagaGCAGAacataattttcaatttcaacATGCATCAATTTTATTCCCAAATCCAACATACAAGTATACAACAAATTCATGTGGAATAAACAGAGCAGACTTgacaagattaaaaaaaataaaaattgaagaacAGACCAGAacataattttcaatttcaacATGCATCAATTTTATTCCCAAATCCAACATACAAGTATACAACAAATTCATTCCACATTTGAttaatcatataaaaaaatagaagaacagaagccagaaaaaaaattgaaacagtATACATACACTGAACAGATACCAGAAACCCAGATCTTACCTCAAGAGAAGAACGAAGAAAAGCCAGAAAACAACACAGCACGAACAGAAGCCACAAACCCAGAAACCAAGAAGCCAGAAACGGAGAAACTCAGAAACCCAGAAGCCAAAAACGGAGAAACCCAGAAGCCAGAAACGGAGAAAACCATAAACCCAGGTGCGCGACGGTGCGCGAGCGTTGGCGACGGTGCGCGAACGTGGCCGAACGTCGGGTGTTCTTCACGGCGCCCTAAGATCCGTTGTATGCAGAAGCTGCTTCAATTTCGGAGAGTGGAGAATAGATTGGGAGTGGAGCTGATGGTTGGGAGTGGCAATGGAGGTTTCTTCACTCTTCAGTCTTCAGCAATGTTCTTCGAATGTTTTGGAGAATAGGGTTTAGGGATTTTGCCTTTGGATTTTCAATTTTGGGAGTGGCAGCCTGCAAGTTACGcgttattcatcttttttttttttttacaaacgacgtcgttttactaGCAGAAGGAAAAACCGGCGCCTATAAAAACCGGGTCGGTTAGCCCGGTCCACCGGTTAAccaccggttcgaccggttttttATCGGTTTTTTGCAGGACGGTTTTAGAGGTGGACCGGACTGGTTAAGGAACCGGTTTCCGGTTAACcaggttgaaccggccggtccggtccggttttcagaacattgccctatacacttgagagattagactgcatatacacttcctgtaagggttcagtgcttaattctatgttccctgctttcatgagttatcttcttacaagtttacttgtttttacggTATAATTTTAATTAGTGAAATATGATTTTAAGTTTGTCTTGggggaacttatttatttttaaccaagtaggtaggaacattttgcatgtagttgcattcatataagataggttgcatttcatacattctaccattcctcttcatttctttatagtttctcttgagtttagcatgaggacatgctagtgtttaagtgtgggaaggttgataaaccactattttatggtttatcttgtactcaattgagtggtttttatctactctttacccacttattcatactatttgcatggttttacatttgccttcctaattatgtgctttgattgaaaacatgcttctttgatcttatatttgcttattattaatcctctcttatcaccattagatgccttgatatgtgtgttaagtgttttcagatattatagggcaggaatgacttggaggatggaaaggaagcatgcaaaagtggaaggaatacaagaacatgaagaagttgctaagctgtccagcctgacctcttcgcactcaaacagctataactttagctaaagaggtccaaacgacgcggttccagttgagttggaaagctaacatccggggcttcgatttgatatataatattctatagttCCCCTGACACTAGGCGAtgtgaccgcgtgatccatgcggccgcgtcgcagtgacagaaatcagcgcatttgaattcgcaaccagcgaattctgggctgtttccgacccagtttgcggcccagaaaacacagattagaggctataaagtgggggaatgcatccattcataattagggctctcatatttacaattttaggagtagatgtagtttttagagagagaggttctctcctctctcttaggattaggatttaggacttctcttagttttaggagtgactctcaatcccaagttctttatttttatttatttttctaatttaatttatgaactcttccatgttacatttgatatctttattagaggtaattgaggtatttcagatttatgattgctttcttttatttatataaataatttagatttttcccttttggctttggttgagtcattggagactcttgagttatcaaactcattgttaattgaaaattggaattcttcaagaattaattcgagttccactaactctgacttttc carries:
- the LOC107640372 gene encoding uncharacterized protein LOC107640372, with the protein product MQRAKKAFKTMFRNRKAAYTPYTSILKMRWDKHLKRDLHAAAYFLNPGIFYSEGFVEKANVLRSLLDLLDVETLCDDSVAAMQEIQLYRDCKESFGRESAKRAASRLKLGEWWRLHGGSAPNLQKMTVRLLHQTSSSSGCERNWSLFEQIHSKRRNRLEHQRLSDIVYVTYNLRLQSRLHRKKRNYDPIDIQSIDTVDFWVMADEDDPEFTNGDVEGIESLIYTDNAMPSYPNDGGDMEVEVDMPDVIIESSNTSFGDISEDAGFGLPVYDGDIGTLNDDYDF